Below is a genomic region from Spirochaetota bacterium.
CTTCGCGACGCTCAGGAAGTGCACTTTCATCGCCGCGGCTGCGGGCGGGAAGGACACAGGGGGCCGCAACTAGGGCCGGGAAGCCCTCAATTCAAGGGCGCATTGTTACCGTGTTGTCGTACGGAGATTTTCCGGCAATTTTAACTCGGTGGTGACAGTTCATCAGCTTCGAAATATTTTGCCATGAATACGGCAGGTGTGACGATCCGTTTGTCTTTTATCTGTTTGAAGTGCTTGGTGTTTCCCGTTACCAGGAAATCCGCCCCTGAAGATTTCAACACTTCATAAAACATGACGTCGTCTGGATCGTTTATTGCGACGGCAAGCGGTTTCGCGTCAGTGCGCTCACCGCGGTCCTCGATGTGGATTACAAGAATATCTACCGCGCCGGGATCTAATGTAAATTTGTCCCGCTTCAACACGCGGCGGTACTCGTTGATAATCCTGTCATCGTAGCATAGGGTTACTTCTTCATTCAGTATCAGGTTCAATATGTTAGCAGGCGTGCCGCGGGGATTGAGAGCTCCCGCGACCAGCACGTTGGTGTCCAGTACTATCTTCATTTGCCCTTGCGGTGCGCCCGTACTTCATCGACAATCTCTTCCATAGTCATACGGTCCGCTCCGGTTGCCTGGGCCTGTTTACGTATCGCCCGCAGAGCCTCCCCGGCCCGGGCCTTCCTGCTTGCCCGA
It encodes:
- a CDS encoding putative toxin-antitoxin system toxin component, PIN family, which encodes MKIVLDTNVLVAGALNPRGTPANILNLILNEEVTLCYDDRIINEYRRVLKRDKFTLDPGAVDILVIHIEDRGERTDAKPLAVAINDPDDVMFYEVLKSSGADFLVTGNTKHFKQIKDKRIVTPAVFMAKYFEADELSPPS